TCAAGCCTGCAAATTATCTCAATATTAAAAAACCCAATTTTGAGCAGCTTTTTGCAGCTTTAAGAATTGTTGAGCTCAATCCAGCAATACAAAAAATCTTTATCCATCTCTTTTGCCAGGAGCCTGCCAAAGGTGTGATGAAACATGTACAAAACGTCATTAAAGAAATGAAAATCAAAAAACCTGTTATTGTACGCTTACAGGGGAAAGGCGCAAAAGAAGCTGTTAAAAAAGATCCTCATTTTTTTGAGGATATGAAATTAGCCCTCAAGGTATTAAAAAATGTTTAAGAAAATAAGAACGATTTTTTATTCCGATACAGAAAATTTAGATTCTGGATTTTTAGAGTCCATCCATCCTCCTTTTGTTGGAGGAGTGATTCCTGATTTTAAGGGTAAAACACTCTTTGGAGTCAAAATTTTTGATACGATTAAACAAGCCTGCCAAAATGTGCATTGCACAGCTGTTTTTCTTTTTGTCGATCCTAAAAACGTTCTCAACGTGGTCGAAGAGGTCATTGATGCAAAGCTAGATTGGGTGATCTGTACAACAGCAAATATTGCTCAAGAAGACCTCTTAGAAATGAAAGAAAAGCTCGATAAGAGTAAAACAAAAATGCTCGGTCCCAATAGCATGGGTTTTTGTATTCCAAAATCGGGCTCTTTGAGTATCATGCCAGACATTTTCCAAAAAGGAAATGTGGCACTCATTGGAAAATCAGATACCCTTTTGTATGAAGTCGCCTGTCAGTTAAGAGAAAAGGGGCTTGGAGAGTCTTTAGTGATGCACATTGGCAAAGGCCCTGTGCGTGGAATTGGGTTTAAAGAAGGGCTCAAAATGGCAAGAGATATTGAAGATACAAAAGTATGTGTGCTCTTATCGGATGTGGTAGGAAATGAAGAATTAGAATGCATCGAACAGATCAAAAAAACACCCATACCAGTGATTGTCTTGATGCCAGGCGTATCTTTTCCTGAAATTAAAGATATAGAAATGAGTTTTGTCTATGACAAAATCAATGCGCTAAAAAATACGCATGCGACTTTTGCAAAAAACTTTTTAGAAATCGGCACGTTGTGTCAAAATGCACTTAGGAACAGTTAGTAAATTATCATGATAAGAATTCCTACACCCATTCCCATCCAAATCCATCCACTGTTTTGG
This genomic stretch from Chlamydiota bacterium harbors:
- the sucD gene encoding Succinyl-CoA ligase [ADP-forming] subunit alpha; translated protein: MFKKIRTIFYSDTENLDSGFLESIHPPFVGGVIPDFKGKTLFGVKIFDTIKQACQNVHCTAVFLFVDPKNVLNVVEEVIDAKLDWVICTTANIAQEDLLEMKEKLDKSKTKMLGPNSMGFCIPKSGSLSIMPDIFQKGNVALIGKSDTLLYEVACQLREKGLGESLVMHIGKGPVRGIGFKEGLKMARDIEDTKVCVLLSDVVGNEELECIEQIKKTPIPVIVLMPGVSFPEIKDIEMSFVYDKINALKNTHATFAKNFLEIGTLCQNALRNS